Proteins encoded in a region of the Bacteroidota bacterium genome:
- a CDS encoding glycosyltransferase family 4 protein: MMQAKLKILHISFHKEWRGGEQQAAYLYEELKNKSCKQWFLCAKGNAMNNYCINNDIPFYSLKTGLLNNIKNRSIINFICIKNEIDIIHVHDSKAHTFLFINSLFTKLPKVIVSRRVDFPVHSSFLSKKKYNCDCIKKYICISKTVKDILEPAIKDKAKLEVVHSGIDVKKFEAKQNTNKLRNEYSLKNEEIIIANTSAIADHKDYFTFVDTAEDLLKKNISAIFFIIGKGPLEKDIRSYINKKGLAKNVILTGFRNDIPEILHEVDVFLFTSKTEGLGTTILDAMACGVPVVATNAGGVSEIIKHKENALIAQVKNIKELSELVELAIKDETLKNKIIANARKTLEHFSKEKMAEGNLDVYKKVVLC, from the coding sequence TCATAAAGAATGGAGAGGTGGTGAGCAACAAGCAGCTTATTTGTATGAGGAATTGAAAAATAAATCCTGCAAACAGTGGTTTCTTTGTGCCAAAGGAAATGCAATGAATAACTATTGCATTAACAACGATATTCCCTTCTATTCTTTAAAAACAGGACTTTTAAACAACATTAAAAACAGGAGTATAATTAATTTTATTTGCATAAAAAATGAAATTGATATAATCCATGTTCATGATTCCAAAGCTCATACTTTTTTATTTATCAATAGTCTTTTTACGAAATTACCAAAAGTTATTGTTAGCAGAAGAGTAGATTTTCCTGTTCATTCTTCATTTTTATCAAAGAAAAAATATAATTGTGATTGTATAAAAAAATATATATGCATCTCTAAAACAGTTAAAGATATTTTAGAACCTGCAATTAAAGATAAAGCAAAACTAGAGGTTGTTCATTCAGGAATTGATGTGAAGAAATTTGAAGCTAAACAAAATACCAATAAACTCAGGAATGAGTATTCTTTGAAAAACGAAGAAATAATAATTGCTAACACATCTGCAATTGCTGACCATAAAGATTATTTTACTTTTGTTGATACAGCAGAGGATTTGCTTAAAAAGAATATAAGTGCAATTTTTTTTATAATTGGTAAAGGTCCTTTAGAAAAAGATATTAGGAGTTACATTAACAAAAAAGGACTTGCGAAAAATGTTATTCTCACAGGTTTTAGAAATGATATTCCTGAAATTTTACATGAGGTTGATGTGTTTTTGTTTACTTCTAAAACCGAAGGCTTAGGCACAACAATCCTTGATGCTATGGCTTGCGGAGTTCCAGTGGTAGCAACAAATGCAGGTGGTGTAAGCGAAATAATAAAACATAAGGAAAACGCTTTAATTGCACAAGTGAAAAACATAAAAGAACTTTCTGAACTTGTAGAATTAGCAATTAAAGATGAAACACTAAAAAATAAAATTATAGCAAATGCAAGAAAAACCCTTGAGCATTTTTCCAAAGAAAAAATGGCTGAGGGGAATCTTGATGTTTACAAAAAAGTGGTTCTATGTTGA